A window of the Nisaea acidiphila genome harbors these coding sequences:
- a CDS encoding ABC transporter substrate-binding protein: MIRWTRRSLLALVAMALPLAGAPTEASAEKVLRVIPHADLKNLDPIWTTAYITRNHAYLIYDTLFAMDESFTPKPQMVDTWETSSDGKVWTFKLRDGLKFHDGADVTSEDVIASLKRWGARDGMGQKLMEQMDEMVAVDAKTFQFKLKTAYGLVLESIGKISSNVPFIMPKRIAETDPFEQISEYVGSGPFKFEADQWVPGSTVVYTKFEDYVPRSEAPSAASGGKVAKVDKVVWTYFPDQTTAMNALIAGEIDYFEQPSTDLMPLLSAAEGVTVEVNDPLGNIGFARFNHLLPPFDKVEIRQAAIMAMKQDDYLAGAIGDPQFWKTCYSVYPCGTPLASEIAAENMMTGDTAKAAAALKAAGYDGTPVVIMHPTDIPVLSAFTLITAEKLRKAGFEVDLQAMDWSTLTSRRAKRDPVSEGGWNIFHTWWIGADVIDPMAIAFSGDPAKGWFGWPTDEELEKARAAFANASSQEEKLAAGHKVQERLWKIGASGQLGQFFVPVAYRNNVKGLIKSPVQFFWNLSVD, translated from the coding sequence ATGATTCGTTGGACACGACGCAGCCTTCTGGCGCTCGTCGCCATGGCTCTGCCGTTGGCGGGCGCGCCGACCGAGGCAAGCGCAGAGAAGGTGCTGCGGGTTATCCCGCACGCGGACCTGAAGAACCTCGATCCAATCTGGACGACGGCCTACATCACCCGGAACCACGCCTATCTCATCTATGACACGCTGTTTGCGATGGATGAGAGCTTCACGCCGAAGCCGCAGATGGTCGACACCTGGGAGACCTCTTCCGACGGCAAGGTCTGGACCTTCAAGCTTCGCGACGGGCTCAAGTTCCACGACGGTGCCGACGTCACCTCAGAGGACGTGATCGCCTCGCTGAAGCGCTGGGGCGCGCGCGACGGCATGGGCCAGAAGCTCATGGAGCAGATGGACGAGATGGTCGCGGTGGACGCCAAGACCTTCCAGTTCAAGCTGAAGACGGCTTACGGCCTGGTCCTGGAATCGATCGGTAAGATCTCCTCCAACGTCCCCTTCATCATGCCGAAGCGGATCGCCGAGACCGATCCTTTCGAGCAGATCTCCGAATATGTCGGCTCCGGCCCGTTCAAGTTCGAGGCCGACCAGTGGGTGCCCGGCTCGACCGTGGTCTACACCAAGTTCGAAGACTACGTGCCGCGCTCCGAGGCACCGTCGGCGGCGTCCGGCGGCAAGGTCGCCAAGGTCGACAAGGTAGTCTGGACCTACTTCCCGGACCAGACGACCGCGATGAACGCGCTGATCGCGGGCGAGATCGACTATTTCGAGCAGCCCTCGACCGATCTGATGCCGCTGCTTTCCGCGGCGGAAGGCGTGACCGTTGAGGTCAATGACCCGCTCGGCAATATCGGCTTCGCGCGCTTCAACCACCTGCTGCCGCCGTTCGACAAGGTCGAGATCCGGCAGGCCGCGATCATGGCCATGAAGCAGGACGATTATCTGGCCGGAGCCATCGGCGATCCGCAGTTCTGGAAGACCTGCTACTCGGTCTATCCGTGCGGCACGCCGCTCGCCTCGGAAATCGCCGCCGAGAACATGATGACCGGCGATACCGCCAAGGCCGCGGCCGCCCTCAAGGCCGCCGGCTATGACGGCACTCCGGTCGTGATCATGCACCCGACCGATATTCCGGTGCTCTCCGCCTTCACCCTGATCACCGCCGAGAAGCTCCGCAAGGCCGGCTTCGAGGTCGACCTTCAGGCGATGGACTGGTCCACCTTGACCTCCCGCCGGGCGAAGCGCGATCCGGTCTCCGAGGGCGGATGGAACATCTTCCATACCTGGTGGATCGGTGCCGACGTGATCGACCCGATGGCGATCGCCTTCTCCGGCGATCCGGCCAAGGGCTGGTTCGGCTGGCCGACGGACGAGGAGCTGGAAAAGGCGCGCGCCGCCTTCGCCAACGCCTCGAGCCAGGAAGAGAAGCTCGCCGCCGGCCACAAGGTGCAGGAGCGCCTCTGGAAGATCGGCGCGTCCGGCCAGCTCGGTCAGTTCTTCGTGCCGGTCGCCTACCGGAACAACGTGAAGGGCCTGATCAAGTCGCCGGTCCAGTTCTTCTGGAACCTGTCGGTCGACTGA
- a CDS encoding cation transporter, with the protein MSGCCGCGSDDVVFEGMSKAYRRALWAVILINGAMFFIEMAAGFGAGSMALKADALDFLADTATYALSFYVIGKAARVRASAALLKGISLALMGFWVFGSTAYQVLVIGVPEASIMSTVGVLAFVANMASVGLLYRFRDGDANVRSVWLCSRNDAIGNIAVVIAAAGVWQTGTGWPDLIVAAIMAGLFCWSSFQIVRQGVGEIRAAAA; encoded by the coding sequence ATGTCCGGCTGTTGCGGTTGCGGAAGTGACGACGTCGTCTTCGAGGGCATGTCGAAGGCCTACCGGCGGGCTCTCTGGGCGGTGATCCTGATCAATGGGGCGATGTTCTTCATCGAGATGGCAGCCGGGTTCGGCGCCGGATCCATGGCGCTGAAGGCGGACGCGCTCGACTTCCTCGCCGATACCGCGACATACGCCCTCAGCTTCTACGTCATCGGCAAGGCGGCGAGGGTGCGCGCGAGCGCGGCGTTGCTGAAGGGGATTTCGCTCGCCCTCATGGGCTTCTGGGTTTTTGGCTCTACCGCTTATCAGGTGCTGGTGATCGGCGTCCCGGAGGCTTCGATCATGAGTACGGTCGGGGTTTTGGCCTTCGTCGCGAACATGGCGAGCGTCGGGCTGCTTTACCGGTTCCGGGACGGGGATGCGAACGTGCGTTCCGTTTGGCTCTGCTCGCGCAACGATGCGATCGGAAACATTGCGGTGGTGATCGCCGCGGCCGGCGTCTGGCAGACTGGGACCGGCTGGCCGGATCTCATCGTCGCCGCGATCATGGCGGGCCTGTTCTGCTGGTCCTCCTTCCAGATCGTGCGCCAGGGCGTCGGCGAGATTCGCGCTGCGGCGGCCTGA
- a CDS encoding MerR family transcriptional regulator produces the protein MEHGTPNYPIGDLAKRTGTKVQTIRYYESIGLLPEPARTAGNQRIYGQDQLDRLAFIKHARDFGFPLDAIRELLGMTDRPAASCAEADAICRHHLTEVRRRIGRLQALEGELERMVESCSHGSVADCRVINVLSDHEKCCADAHEPVETMPFKTPA, from the coding sequence ATGGAGCACGGCACCCCGAACTATCCGATCGGCGATCTGGCGAAACGCACCGGAACGAAGGTGCAGACCATCCGCTATTACGAGTCCATCGGCCTGCTGCCGGAACCGGCGCGCACGGCGGGCAACCAGCGCATCTACGGCCAGGACCAGCTCGACCGGCTCGCCTTCATCAAGCATGCCCGCGATTTCGGTTTCCCGCTGGACGCGATCCGAGAGCTCCTGGGGATGACCGACCGTCCCGCCGCCTCCTGCGCCGAAGCCGACGCCATCTGCCGCCACCACCTGACCGAAGTGCGCCGCCGGATCGGTCGGCTGCAGGCCCTCGAAGGCGAGCTGGAGCGAATGGTCGAAAGCTGCTCGCACGGCTCGGTCGCCGACTGTCGGGTGATCAACGTGCTCTCCGACCATGAGAAATGCTGCGCCGACGCACATGAGCCGGTCGAGACCATGCCCTTCAAGACGCCTGCTTAG
- a CDS encoding DUF1028 domain-containing protein — protein MTWSIVAREPETGRFGIAVSTCAFAVGAICPWARAGIGALSTQAHTNPMHGALGIELMAKGLSVGEALSMTLGHDAGRDIRQVHGVDGKGKTFTHTGSSCVDWCGHASGENVTVAGNMLAGPAVVADTLARYEASAGLEFGDRLLTALEAGEAAGGDKRGRQSAALIVQGAEPYREADIRVDDHPEPVAELRRLFTIYADTRRAYMQTMGNIQDFAGIVDDAEREAYVQKHRGR, from the coding sequence ATGACGTGGTCTATCGTCGCACGCGAGCCCGAGACGGGGCGTTTCGGCATCGCCGTCTCCACCTGCGCCTTCGCCGTCGGTGCGATCTGCCCCTGGGCGCGGGCCGGAATCGGCGCTCTCTCCACCCAGGCGCATACCAACCCGATGCATGGCGCGCTCGGGATCGAGCTGATGGCGAAGGGGCTCAGCGTCGGCGAGGCCCTCTCCATGACGCTCGGGCACGATGCGGGCCGCGACATCCGCCAGGTGCACGGGGTCGACGGCAAGGGCAAAACCTTCACCCATACGGGGAGCTCCTGCGTCGATTGGTGCGGCCATGCTTCCGGCGAGAACGTCACCGTCGCCGGCAACATGCTGGCCGGCCCCGCGGTCGTCGCCGATACCCTGGCACGCTACGAGGCCTCGGCCGGTCTCGAATTCGGCGACCGCCTGCTGACCGCCCTCGAAGCCGGCGAAGCGGCCGGCGGCGACAAGCGGGGCAGGCAATCCGCCGCGCTGATCGTCCAGGGCGCCGAGCCCTACCGGGAAGCCGACATCCGCGTCGACGACCACCCGGAACCGGTCGCCGAACTGCGCCGGCTGTTCACGATCTATGCCGACACGCGCAGGGCCTACATGCAGACGATGGGGAACATCCAGGATTTCGCCGGGATCGTCGACGATGCGGAGCGGGAGGCCTATGTGCAGAAGCACCGCGGACGCTGA
- a CDS encoding DUF1835 domain-containing protein, which produces MSQSNEPASAGPREFFGGRLNLEQQRKRAKELLELVRDDDPQARGRVEAHHSNADPDAFQLADAQLVVARENGFLSWPRMKAHIERLRFDRLRIEAGKPDIPDTPATTHIRCGEDIRHSLEVGGFKGRFLEFSDPYCQGPVPRVPKAEFISRRAAFIASGYGRDQAEAEKGLQEQYKAVDSLGEGAPVVLWFEHDSYDQLILAYLLSVFHRMEKRPDLQMICVGQVPGVRDFVGLGQLHPEVLLWLWEYERHEVTEAQLALGARVWDAITDADPNALAAIAANGTPELPLMAAALRRHLRELPHPKTGLGLTQHLSLTILDDMGDMSAGQIFQILMSRREPLPYLGDLMFWHVLTDLAKSTDPVILMDPETAGQPWPKRVFSLRDSGRRVLAGEEDYVAIQRGSRWVGGVEIRPGRSAWRWDEDAGEVRRA; this is translated from the coding sequence ATGTCTCAGTCAAACGAACCGGCCTCCGCCGGTCCGCGCGAGTTTTTCGGCGGACGGCTCAATCTCGAACAACAACGCAAGCGCGCGAAAGAGCTGTTGGAGCTCGTGCGCGATGATGATCCGCAGGCCCGTGGACGGGTTGAAGCGCATCACTCCAACGCCGACCCCGATGCTTTCCAACTGGCCGACGCCCAACTGGTTGTCGCGCGGGAAAACGGGTTTCTCAGCTGGCCGCGCATGAAGGCGCATATCGAGCGTTTGCGCTTCGACCGGCTGCGCATCGAAGCCGGTAAGCCAGACATCCCGGACACGCCGGCGACCACGCATATCCGCTGCGGCGAGGATATCCGCCACAGCCTCGAGGTCGGCGGGTTCAAGGGCCGGTTTCTGGAGTTTTCCGACCCTTACTGCCAGGGACCGGTGCCGCGGGTGCCGAAGGCGGAGTTCATCTCCCGCCGCGCGGCTTTCATCGCCAGCGGCTATGGCCGGGATCAGGCCGAGGCCGAGAAGGGGCTGCAGGAGCAATACAAGGCGGTCGACAGCCTCGGCGAGGGCGCGCCGGTCGTGCTCTGGTTCGAGCATGACAGCTACGACCAGTTGATCCTGGCCTATCTGCTCTCGGTCTTTCACCGCATGGAAAAACGGCCGGATTTGCAGATGATCTGCGTCGGCCAGGTGCCCGGCGTGCGGGATTTCGTCGGTCTCGGCCAGCTCCATCCGGAAGTGCTGCTCTGGCTCTGGGAGTACGAGCGGCACGAGGTTACCGAGGCGCAGCTTGCGCTCGGCGCGCGGGTCTGGGACGCCATCACAGACGCTGATCCGAACGCTCTGGCGGCGATCGCCGCGAACGGGACGCCCGAGCTGCCGCTTATGGCTGCAGCGCTACGGCGTCACCTGCGCGAGCTGCCGCATCCGAAGACCGGTCTCGGCCTCACACAGCATCTCTCGCTGACCATCCTCGACGATATGGGTGACATGTCGGCGGGGCAGATTTTCCAGATCCTGATGAGCCGCCGCGAGCCGCTGCCTTATCTCGGCGATCTGATGTTCTGGCACGTGCTGACCGATCTTGCGAAGAGTACCGATCCGGTGATCCTGATGGACCCGGAGACCGCGGGGCAGCCCTGGCCCAAACGGGTCTTCTCGCTCCGGGATTCGGGAAGGCGGGTGCTTGCCGGTGAAGAAGACTATGTCGCGATCCAGCGCGGATCGCGCTGGGTAGGCGGTGTCGAGATTCGGCCCGGCCGTTCCGCCTGGCGCTGGGACGAGGACGCGGGCGAGGTCCGGCGCGCTTGA
- a CDS encoding LysR family transcriptional regulator translates to MDRLSALNSFVRACENGSFSAAARELGLTQPAVSQQIRALEQHLGVRLFDRTTRKVLPTEEGLRYLDRARDILERLDAADRSVSGIDVAMTGRLAVGAPVGFGSDILAPYFAAFKRDYPELLLEVSLTDRFVDVIEERLDVVIRMGHLEDDRLIVRRLGEIGRSLAASAHYLNRRGRPKHPSELPMHDYLLYTHIRSGEMVTLEGPDGQLFETRVRPVLSADHKSVLHHALLSGLGICLVHTPFLRQMIANGGIEHVLPEWRYPRQNVHVVYPSNRFVPQKVRRFVDGLTRFLKEQNILENASPELSAAE, encoded by the coding sequence ATGGACAGGCTATCAGCGCTGAACAGCTTCGTACGGGCCTGCGAGAACGGGAGTTTCTCGGCGGCGGCGCGCGAACTCGGGCTAACGCAGCCGGCTGTCAGCCAGCAGATCCGGGCTCTCGAACAGCATCTCGGCGTCCGGCTGTTTGACCGTACGACCCGCAAGGTGCTTCCGACCGAAGAGGGGCTGCGCTACCTCGACCGGGCCCGCGATATCCTCGAGCGCCTCGACGCGGCAGACCGGTCCGTTTCCGGTATCGATGTTGCGATGACCGGAAGGCTGGCCGTCGGCGCACCGGTCGGGTTCGGCTCGGATATCCTCGCGCCGTATTTCGCCGCCTTCAAACGGGATTACCCGGAACTCCTGCTCGAAGTCTCTCTCACCGATCGCTTCGTGGACGTGATCGAGGAGCGTCTCGACGTGGTGATCCGTATGGGACATCTGGAAGACGATCGCCTGATCGTGCGCCGGCTCGGAGAGATCGGCAGGTCGCTCGCGGCGAGCGCGCACTATCTCAACCGGCGGGGAAGACCGAAGCATCCGAGCGAGTTGCCGATGCACGACTATCTTCTCTATACGCACATCCGCTCCGGAGAGATGGTCACGCTGGAAGGACCCGACGGCCAGCTCTTCGAAACGCGGGTCCGGCCGGTTCTGAGTGCCGACCACAAGAGCGTGCTTCATCACGCCTTGCTGTCAGGGCTCGGCATCTGTTTGGTTCACACGCCGTTCCTGAGGCAGATGATCGCCAACGGGGGGATCGAACATGTCCTGCCGGAATGGCGCTATCCAAGGCAGAACGTGCATGTCGTCTATCCGTCGAACCGCTTCGTTCCCCAAAAGGTCCGGCGCTTCGTCGACGGGCTTACCCGGTTTCTGAAAGAGCAGAATATCCTTGAGAATGCATCGCCTGAGCTCAGTGCGGCGGAGTAG
- a CDS encoding MBL fold metallo-hydrolase, with protein MHLNRRTLLAGTALAASAGILPAAPTASATETRSEQLAGAGALRQKIGAVSVTALLDGYLDVSADLILGHDPQIAENLAKAAFQAPGPQRIPVNAFLLETQGKRILIDAGTGDALGPTLGRLDASLALAGYAPDDIDILAITHLHPDHVSGAVGKDGRPLFANAEFVVSETDHRFWQDDGRMNQAPEAVRGFFLGARAATSAYADRLRLVSGGAEVAPGVTARALPGHTPGHTGYLIESGTESLLIWGDAIHVATYQFARPDWGIAFDIDPDEARQTRLRLLDEAASDRIAVTGMHLPFPGFGHVANEGDSYRFVPAEWPYAL; from the coding sequence ATGCACCTCAATCGACGGACCCTTCTTGCGGGAACGGCGCTTGCCGCTTCGGCCGGTATTCTCCCGGCCGCTCCCACCGCCAGCGCGACCGAAACGCGGTCGGAGCAACTAGCCGGCGCCGGAGCGCTGCGGCAAAAAATCGGAGCGGTCTCAGTCACCGCCCTGCTCGACGGCTATCTTGATGTCAGCGCGGATCTGATCCTCGGCCACGATCCGCAAATTGCGGAAAATCTGGCCAAAGCGGCGTTCCAGGCGCCGGGGCCGCAACGTATCCCGGTCAACGCCTTCCTCCTTGAGACGCAAGGCAAGCGCATCCTGATCGACGCCGGAACCGGGGATGCGCTCGGCCCGACGCTCGGACGGCTCGACGCCTCTTTGGCTCTCGCAGGTTATGCGCCGGACGATATCGATATCCTCGCGATCACCCATCTGCACCCGGACCATGTCAGTGGCGCGGTCGGCAAGGACGGACGCCCGCTCTTCGCGAACGCGGAATTCGTGGTCTCGGAGACGGACCACCGTTTCTGGCAGGATGACGGCCGCATGAACCAGGCGCCGGAGGCCGTGCGCGGTTTCTTCCTCGGCGCGCGGGCGGCGACGTCGGCTTATGCCGACAGGCTGCGGCTGGTTTCGGGCGGTGCCGAGGTCGCACCGGGGGTCACGGCGCGCGCGCTACCGGGGCATACGCCCGGACATACGGGCTATCTCATCGAATCCGGCACGGAGAGCCTGTTGATTTGGGGCGATGCGATCCATGTCGCCACCTACCAGTTCGCCCGACCGGACTGGGGGATCGCCTTCGATATCGACCCCGACGAAGCGCGGCAGACACGGCTCCGCCTGCTGGATGAGGCGGCCAGCGACCGGATCGCGGTCACCGGCATGCATTTGCCGTTTCCCGGTTTTGGACACGTGGCCAACGAGGGGGATTCCTACCGCTTCGTTCCGGCGGAGTGGCCTTACGCGCTTTGA
- a CDS encoding D-cysteine desulfhydrase family protein, with protein MRTPEALQHRLNGFPRVRLGHFPTPLEKMERLGAHLSEELGKALPALWVKRDDCTGVATGGNKARQLEYSFGAAKAAGADTAVITGAVQSNYMRTAAAFAAKLGMECHVQLENRVEGMGEEYHKSGNVLLDRIFGARMHHFPLGEDEKAADTNLSRIAARLKGEGKNPYLFTLSPETKPTGALGYMQCAIEVLEQASAEGVSFDAVVVPTGSAATHVGTLLGLRLAGYDGPVHGICVRRDAESQTERVRSIVRLAEEMLASGSVIEDDEVICRDDWLGPGYGKMVESTHEAIDLAGRLEALIVDPTYTAKSFAGLIGLTRAGAFDGMGNVLYIHTGGLPGLFAYRSVIHPD; from the coding sequence ATGCGGACGCCCGAGGCGTTGCAGCACCGGCTGAACGGCTTTCCGCGCGTCCGCCTCGGGCATTTTCCGACACCGCTGGAGAAGATGGAGCGGCTCGGCGCGCATCTCTCGGAGGAGCTGGGCAAGGCGCTTCCGGCGCTCTGGGTCAAGCGGGACGACTGCACCGGCGTCGCCACCGGCGGCAACAAGGCGCGCCAGCTCGAATATTCCTTCGGCGCGGCCAAGGCGGCCGGGGCCGACACTGCCGTCATCACCGGGGCGGTCCAGTCCAACTACATGCGCACCGCCGCGGCCTTCGCCGCCAAGCTCGGCATGGAATGCCATGTCCAGCTCGAGAACCGGGTCGAAGGCATGGGCGAGGAGTATCACAAGTCCGGCAATGTTCTGCTCGACCGTATTTTCGGCGCGCGGATGCATCATTTCCCGCTCGGCGAGGACGAAAAGGCGGCCGACACCAATCTCTCCCGCATCGCCGCCCGTCTGAAGGGGGAGGGAAAAAACCCGTATCTCTTCACTCTCTCGCCGGAGACCAAGCCGACGGGAGCGCTCGGCTACATGCAATGCGCCATCGAGGTGCTGGAGCAGGCGTCGGCAGAAGGGGTTTCCTTCGATGCGGTCGTCGTACCGACCGGCAGCGCGGCGACCCATGTCGGGACCCTGCTCGGCCTCCGGCTTGCCGGCTATGATGGGCCGGTCCACGGCATTTGCGTGCGCCGCGATGCGGAGAGCCAGACCGAGCGCGTGCGCTCGATCGTCCGGCTGGCCGAGGAGATGCTGGCCAGCGGCTCGGTCATCGAGGACGACGAGGTGATCTGCCGCGACGACTGGCTCGGTCCGGGCTACGGCAAGATGGTCGAGAGCACGCACGAGGCGATCGACCTGGCCGGCCGCCTCGAGGCGCTGATTGTGGATCCGACCTACACGGCCAAGAGTTTCGCGGGCCTGATCGGCCTGACCCGCGCCGGTGCGTTCGACGGCATGGGCAACGTGCTCTACATCCATACCGGCGGCCTGCCGGGGCTCTTCGCCTATCGCTCCGTGATCCACCCGGACTGA